One segment of Capillibacterium thermochitinicola DNA contains the following:
- a CDS encoding methionine gamma-lyase family protein — translation MSITKTSGLALIKQAEESLAPVFARFEELALYNQEKVLAAFKAEKVGAHHFTTSTGYGYGDVGRETLERVFARAFGAEAALVRQQIVSGTHAINLGLSGLLRPGDELVFATGLPYATLRTVCGLEGNVPGNLQEYGVKIKVIPLLPEGQIDQERLLGALTDRTRMVAFQRSCGYENRRSFMIKQLAPVFAALRQLPKAPIIFVDNCYGEFVEKEEPLAVGADLIAGSLIKNPGGGWVPSGGYLAGKKELIDLVAARLYAPGLGGEVGPSLMNLRLFFQGLFDAPHRVYEMLKAAALFAWVFAELGFTVAPTATEPRTDVIQRIDFGTPERLLAVCRSIQAISPVDSYLTPEPAAMPGYQDRVVMAAGTFINGSTSELTADAPFRPPYSLYFQGSLSYLHAKIALASILKQLKIDS, via the coding sequence TTGTCGATTACCAAAACATCAGGATTAGCCCTCATTAAACAAGCAGAAGAAAGTCTGGCCCCGGTTTTTGCCCGTTTTGAAGAGCTCGCCCTCTACAACCAGGAGAAGGTGCTGGCGGCCTTCAAAGCCGAGAAGGTTGGTGCCCATCATTTTACCACCTCAACCGGATACGGTTATGGTGACGTTGGCCGGGAAACGCTGGAACGGGTCTTTGCCCGCGCCTTCGGGGCGGAGGCGGCTTTGGTCCGCCAGCAGATCGTCTCCGGAACCCACGCCATCAACCTTGGTCTTTCCGGCCTCCTGCGCCCCGGGGACGAATTGGTTTTTGCCACCGGTCTGCCCTACGCCACCCTACGCACCGTCTGTGGACTGGAAGGAAACGTTCCCGGCAATCTCCAGGAATACGGGGTTAAGATCAAGGTAATCCCACTTTTACCGGAAGGACAGATCGACCAGGAACGCTTGCTCGGTGCCCTGACCGACCGGACCCGGATGGTGGCTTTCCAACGGTCCTGCGGTTACGAAAACCGGCGTTCCTTTATGATAAAGCAACTGGCACCTGTCTTTGCGGCGTTACGCCAGTTGCCCAAGGCGCCCATTATTTTTGTGGACAATTGTTACGGTGAATTTGTGGAGAAGGAAGAACCTTTGGCGGTGGGCGCAGACCTGATCGCCGGGTCTTTGATTAAAAACCCGGGGGGCGGTTGGGTCCCCTCCGGCGGTTATCTGGCGGGGAAAAAAGAACTGATTGACCTGGTTGCTGCACGGCTCTACGCTCCCGGGCTGGGTGGGGAGGTTGGCCCGTCGTTGATGAATCTCCGGCTGTTTTTCCAGGGACTTTTTGATGCTCCCCACCGCGTCTATGAGATGTTAAAGGCGGCCGCCCTGTTTGCCTGGGTCTTTGCCGAGCTGGGGTTTACGGTGGCCCCGACGGCGACGGAACCGCGGACGGATGTGATTCAACGGATCGACTTTGGCACCCCCGAACGGCTCCTGGCGGTCTGCCGGAGTATTCAAGCGATCTCGCCGGTGGACAGTTATTTGACTCCGGAGCCCGCCGCGATGCCTGGTTACCAGGATCGGGTGGTGATGGCCGCCGGAACCTTTATTAATGGGTCTACCAGTGAGTTAACGGCCGATGCTCCGTTCAGACCTCCGTATAGCCTCTATTTTCAGGGCAGCCTTTCCTATCTCCACGCCAAGATCGC
- a CDS encoding spore coat associated protein CotJA — protein MRLARAYVPFQIFSKRWEPMEGLLKGTIFPELYFPYRKDKR, from the coding sequence ATGCGTTTGGCTAGGGCATATGTTCCATTCCAAATCTTCTCCAAACGCTGGGAGCCTATGGAGGGTTTGCTGAAGGGAACAATCTTCCCCGAGCTATACTTTCCATACCGAAAAGATAAAAGGTGA
- the mutS gene encoding DNA mismatch repair protein MutS, translated as MLKQYKRIKQEYADAILLFRLGDFYEMFLEDAEKAAEVLEIVLTSREAGKGKRIPMCGIPYHAATSYIARLLAKGFKVAICEQVEDPKKAKGLVKREVVRVITPGTLIDEQYLEEKVNNYLVALVQREAEYGLAVADLSTGDFMVTQFAADEALLLDELCHWQPKEILVAEDQLAIWSVLKQRINVLFTPRPPHDFQWARAQERLLSHFQVVSLEGYGCQELKAAVGAAGAVLAYFYETQKSQLEHILSLRTYHLGDFMHLDQYTRRNLELVTTLRDHKTQGSLLWVLDRTVTAAGGRLLKKWLEQPLRRRAEIEDRLAKVDGFFHQHGIRQTTRGLLRRTCDLQRLLAKLACQTVNPRDLLALRTTLALLPEIRQALQHEELGPVAALAAEINPLPDLTALLTTALREDPPVSVTEGNIFREGYNQELDTLIRATREGKQWIAGLEQAERERTGIKSLKVGYNQVFGYYLEVTKANLALVPADYIRKQTLANAERYVTPELKKYEELILGAEEKRAALEYQLFLDLRGQVLARLPELKRLAEILAQLDVYAALAETAVQNHYVRPEIHEDKKILIREGRHPVVERVLPPGQFVPNDTLLDDDQHRLQIITGPNMAGKSTYMRQVALIVLMAQIGSFVPASYARIGLVDRIFTRVGAADNLAGGQSTFMVEMSELANILHHATADSLLILDEIGRGTSTFDGLSIAWGVLEYLWNPRQMGARTLFATHYHELTTLAARLDGVENLNVAVAKEGDGVIFLHKILPGASDRSYGIEVARLAGIPEVVLARAAEILAELEAKGLKERSQTVALPTKPMQLTLFTVDEAHIYDELRQLDLNNISPLEALKLLFQWQQRLKQKKEA; from the coding sequence ATGCTGAAGCAGTATAAACGGATTAAGCAGGAGTACGCTGATGCCATCCTCCTTTTTCGTCTCGGCGATTTTTATGAGATGTTTCTGGAGGATGCCGAAAAAGCCGCGGAAGTCTTGGAAATTGTCCTTACTTCCCGGGAGGCGGGGAAGGGCAAGCGGATCCCGATGTGCGGAATCCCTTACCATGCCGCCACCAGTTACATCGCCCGCCTGCTCGCCAAGGGTTTTAAGGTGGCCATCTGTGAACAGGTGGAGGATCCGAAAAAGGCGAAGGGCCTGGTCAAACGGGAAGTTGTCCGGGTCATTACCCCCGGTACCTTGATTGACGAGCAATACCTGGAAGAAAAGGTCAACAACTATTTGGTGGCTTTGGTGCAGAGGGAAGCCGAATACGGTTTGGCCGTGGCCGATCTTTCCACCGGGGACTTTATGGTGACCCAGTTTGCAGCGGATGAAGCCCTGCTCCTTGATGAGCTTTGCCATTGGCAGCCAAAGGAGATTTTAGTGGCCGAGGACCAGCTTGCCATCTGGTCCGTACTTAAACAGCGGATTAACGTTTTATTTACTCCCCGGCCGCCCCATGATTTCCAGTGGGCAAGGGCGCAGGAGCGGCTCCTTTCCCACTTTCAGGTTGTTTCTTTGGAGGGTTATGGTTGTCAGGAGTTGAAGGCGGCCGTTGGTGCCGCCGGCGCTGTTTTGGCCTATTTTTATGAAACCCAAAAAAGCCAGCTCGAACATATCCTCTCCCTCCGTACTTATCATCTCGGCGATTTCATGCATCTGGACCAGTACACCCGGCGCAATCTGGAATTGGTAACGACGCTGCGGGACCATAAAACCCAGGGTTCTTTGCTTTGGGTGCTGGACCGGACGGTGACAGCGGCGGGGGGGAGGCTGCTCAAAAAATGGCTGGAGCAGCCGCTTCGCCGCCGGGCGGAGATTGAAGACCGGTTGGCGAAAGTGGACGGTTTCTTTCATCAACATGGGATCCGGCAGACCACCCGGGGTTTACTCCGGCGGACCTGTGACCTTCAGCGTCTTTTGGCCAAACTGGCCTGCCAAACGGTGAACCCCCGGGATTTGTTGGCGCTCAGGACAACCCTGGCTCTCCTGCCCGAGATCCGCCAGGCGCTTCAGCATGAAGAGCTGGGTCCGGTGGCCGCGCTGGCGGCGGAGATTAACCCCTTGCCGGATTTGACGGCGTTGTTGACCACGGCGCTGCGGGAAGATCCGCCGGTCAGTGTGACGGAAGGGAATATCTTCCGGGAAGGCTATAACCAGGAATTGGATACGCTCATCCGCGCGACACGCGAAGGGAAACAGTGGATTGCCGGCCTCGAGCAAGCGGAGCGGGAGCGGACGGGGATTAAATCCTTAAAGGTCGGCTACAACCAAGTTTTCGGTTATTACCTGGAGGTGACGAAAGCGAATTTGGCCCTGGTGCCCGCGGATTATATCCGCAAACAGACCCTGGCCAACGCGGAACGCTACGTCACCCCGGAATTAAAGAAGTATGAAGAGTTGATCCTGGGGGCGGAGGAAAAACGGGCGGCCTTGGAGTACCAGCTCTTTTTAGACCTGCGCGGGCAGGTCCTCGCGCGGCTGCCGGAGTTGAAACGGTTGGCCGAGATCCTGGCCCAGTTGGATGTTTACGCTGCGTTGGCCGAGACGGCGGTGCAGAACCATTATGTCCGCCCCGAGATCCATGAAGATAAGAAGATCTTGATCCGGGAAGGCCGCCATCCGGTGGTGGAACGGGTCTTACCCCCCGGTCAGTTTGTGCCGAACGATACCCTGCTCGATGACGACCAGCACCGCCTGCAGATTATCACCGGGCCGAACATGGCCGGAAAATCTACCTATATGCGGCAGGTGGCTTTGATCGTTCTTATGGCGCAGATTGGTTCCTTCGTGCCGGCCAGCTATGCCCGGATCGGTTTAGTGGACCGGATCTTTACGCGGGTAGGCGCCGCCGATAATCTGGCCGGCGGGCAGAGCACCTTTATGGTGGAGATGAGCGAACTGGCGAACATCCTGCACCATGCCACCGCGGACAGCCTGTTGATCCTGGACGAAATCGGCCGGGGGACCAGCACTTTTGACGGGTTAAGCATTGCCTGGGGGGTCCTGGAATACCTTTGGAATCCACGGCAGATGGGGGCGCGCACCCTTTTTGCCACCCATTATCACGAGTTGACCACTTTAGCCGCTCGGTTGGACGGGGTGGAGAACCTGAATGTGGCGGTGGCAAAGGAAGGCGACGGGGTGATCTTTCTCCATAAGATCCTGCCCGGGGCCAGTGATCGGAGCTACGGGATTGAAGTGGCGCGCTTGGCCGGGATCCCGGAAGTGGTTTTGGCGCGGGCGGCGGAGATCTTGGCCGAACTTGAGGCGAAAGGGTTAAAGGAACGGTCCCAAACCGTGGCGCTACCGACCAAACCCATGCAACTAACGCTATTTACGGTTGACGAAGCCCATATCTATGATGAGCTCCGTCAGCTTGATTTGAACAATATCTCGCCCCTGGAGGCGCTCAAACTGCTCTTCCAGTGGCAGCAGCGGTTGAAACAGAAAAAAGAAGCCTGA
- a CDS encoding spore coat protein CotJB yields MDREQLSMLKELMALEFAVLEFHLYLDTHPTDQRALMEYNSLVQQLSVLKRQYQDRYGPLTWQEPSAYPWQWINEPWPWEICYE; encoded by the coding sequence ATGGATCGGGAACAGCTGTCTATGCTTAAAGAGTTAATGGCGCTTGAGTTTGCGGTCTTGGAATTCCATCTTTATCTGGATACGCACCCGACCGACCAGCGGGCGTTGATGGAATACAATTCCCTTGTTCAGCAATTATCAGTGCTTAAACGACAGTATCAGGACCGTTACGGCCCTTTGACCTGGCAGGAACCAAGTGCTTATCCCTGGCAATGGATCAATGAGCCCTGGCCCTGGGAAATCTGTTACGAATAG
- the hfq gene encoding RNA chaperone Hfq, with amino-acid sequence MTKPVINLQDGFLNQVRKESVPVTVYLVNGFQVRGLIKGFDNFTLIMDSEGKPELIYKHAISTIIPSRPLREFSGDPKDEELA; translated from the coding sequence ATGACTAAGCCCGTCATCAATTTACAGGATGGATTTTTAAACCAGGTACGGAAAGAGAGTGTTCCGGTCACTGTTTACCTGGTGAATGGTTTTCAAGTCCGGGGTTTGATCAAGGGATTTGACAACTTTACCTTGATCATGGACAGCGAGGGAAAACCGGAACTCATCTATAAACACGCGATTTCAACGATTATTCCGTCCCGGCCGTTACGTGAGTTTAGTGGCGATCCGAAGGACGAGGAGTTAGCGTAA
- the miaA gene encoding tRNA (adenosine(37)-N6)-dimethylallyltransferase MiaA — MGPLIVLVGPTAVGKTELAVNLALHFGAQIISADSMQIYQGMDIGTAKPTLEERKGVPHHLIDLVPPDQPFTVVDYQEHYNQVRSRLAKEGILPLLTGGTGLYIRAVTQGFIFPVPPPDPQLRAALKQEAESRGHEAVYRRLQALDPEAARKIHPNDLKRTLRALEVILATGRPFSAQQQAERRTLPRDVVYIGLHRERAELYDRINRRVDRMIAAGLVEEVASLLAQGYGPDLQSMQGLGYKELIPVVQGRTSLAEAVELLKKRTRHYAKRQETWFRREPVEKWFLLRAGEEEKTYQKILAFLEGRINCLSNRFN; from the coding sequence ATGGGACCGCTGATTGTGCTGGTCGGTCCAACCGCCGTTGGCAAGACGGAACTGGCTGTCAATCTGGCTTTACACTTTGGAGCCCAGATCATTTCCGCCGATTCAATGCAGATTTACCAGGGCATGGATATTGGGACCGCCAAGCCCACGCTTGAGGAGCGGAAGGGTGTTCCCCACCACTTAATCGATCTGGTCCCTCCTGACCAGCCGTTTACCGTCGTTGATTACCAGGAACACTACAACCAGGTTAGGAGCCGTTTGGCGAAGGAAGGGATCCTCCCGCTGCTCACCGGGGGAACCGGGCTCTACATCCGGGCGGTCACCCAAGGCTTTATTTTCCCGGTCCCGCCCCCTGATCCGCAGTTGCGGGCGGCGCTTAAACAGGAAGCGGAAAGCCGCGGCCATGAAGCGGTCTACCGCCGGCTGCAAGCACTGGACCCGGAAGCGGCCCGGAAGATTCATCCCAACGATCTGAAACGAACCCTGCGCGCTTTGGAAGTGATTCTGGCCACGGGACGGCCCTTTTCCGCCCAACAACAGGCGGAGCGCCGCACCCTTCCGCGCGATGTTGTATACATTGGTCTGCACCGCGAACGAGCCGAGCTGTACGACCGGATTAACCGCCGCGTCGACCGGATGATCGCCGCCGGTTTGGTTGAGGAAGTAGCCTCCCTTTTGGCGCAGGGTTACGGCCCCGATTTACAGTCGATGCAGGGCTTGGGTTATAAAGAACTGATCCCGGTGGTGCAAGGGCGTACTTCCTTGGCCGAGGCCGTCGAGCTGCTCAAGAAAAGAACACGCCATTATGCCAAGCGGCAAGAAACCTGGTTTCGCCGGGAACCGGTGGAGAAGTGGTTTCTCCTGCGGGCGGGGGAAGAGGAGAAAACTTACCAAAAGATCTTGGCATTTTTAGAAGGGAGAATTAACTGTTTGTCGAATAGATTTAACTAG
- a CDS encoding small, acid-soluble spore protein, alpha/beta type, producing MAKRKRPPNKRKSELENLKWEVADLFGLDDDLAQGGDELSVREAGKIGGNMVKKLVEKGKEALKQEREDAKQ from the coding sequence GTGGCCAAGCGGAAACGGCCTCCCAATAAAAGAAAAAGTGAGTTGGAGAACCTGAAATGGGAAGTGGCTGATCTTTTTGGTTTGGATGATGATCTCGCGCAAGGCGGTGACGAGCTGTCGGTGCGCGAAGCGGGAAAAATCGGCGGTAATATGGTAAAGAAGCTCGTCGAGAAAGGGAAGGAAGCGCTCAAACAGGAACGGGAGGATGCCAAACAATAG
- the miaB gene encoding tRNA (N6-isopentenyl adenosine(37)-C2)-methylthiotransferase MiaB has product MLENCWNQKYHLEIFGCQMNFHDAEKTAGILEKMGFTKADTAEEADVILLITCCVRENAENRLYGHLGNLKPLKQKNPELIIGVGGCMAQLPSVREKIAEYHPHIDLLFGAFNLHQLPDLIMRIRETGSRILEVPGDGEIQEDLPVTRESSFRAWVTVIYGCNNFCTYCIVPYVRGREKSRRPEKILAEVRRLAAEGIKEVTLLGQNVNSYGLDFPAAERTDFADLLGLINQVEGITRIRFQTSHPKDLSDKLIRQMAEAEKVCEHLHLPLQAGSDKILRMMNRKYTRDDYLRLVDKLRTRIPDLALTTDLIVGFPGEEEADFQDTLEMVEKVGFDAAFTFAYSPRVGTQAAKMENQVPEEEKMDRLYRLIEVVNKQAKAANQRLEGKVETILVEGPSPKRKEIFCGRTRGNKLVLFTPPSSGPDLIGTEIKVKIKKGLTYTLQGEVVDREVF; this is encoded by the coding sequence ATGTTGGAAAACTGCTGGAATCAAAAATACCATCTGGAAATATTTGGGTGCCAGATGAACTTTCATGATGCGGAAAAAACTGCCGGAATTCTGGAGAAAATGGGTTTTACGAAAGCGGACACAGCGGAAGAGGCCGATGTGATTCTCTTGATTACTTGTTGTGTCCGTGAAAATGCCGAGAACCGTTTATACGGGCATCTTGGTAATTTAAAACCCTTAAAACAAAAGAATCCGGAGCTGATTATCGGAGTGGGCGGTTGTATGGCGCAGCTTCCTTCGGTGCGGGAAAAGATTGCGGAGTATCACCCCCATATTGATCTGCTTTTTGGGGCCTTCAACCTCCACCAGCTTCCGGATCTAATCATGCGGATCAGGGAGACCGGTAGCCGGATCCTGGAGGTGCCGGGGGACGGCGAGATCCAAGAAGATCTCCCGGTGACCAGGGAAAGTTCCTTCCGTGCCTGGGTCACGGTGATTTACGGGTGTAATAATTTTTGTACATATTGTATTGTTCCTTATGTTCGCGGCCGGGAAAAAAGCCGTCGTCCGGAGAAGATCCTGGCCGAGGTCCGCCGTCTGGCGGCCGAAGGGATCAAAGAGGTTACCCTCCTTGGGCAAAACGTCAACAGTTACGGGTTGGATTTTCCCGCGGCCGAGCGGACGGATTTTGCCGATCTTTTAGGCCTGATCAATCAGGTCGAAGGGATTACCCGCATCCGGTTCCAAACCTCCCATCCCAAGGACCTTTCAGATAAACTAATCCGGCAGATGGCGGAGGCGGAAAAGGTCTGCGAGCATCTTCACCTGCCGCTTCAAGCCGGGAGCGATAAAATTTTGCGGATGATGAACCGGAAATACACCCGGGATGACTATTTACGGCTGGTGGACAAGTTACGCACCCGGATTCCCGATTTGGCGCTCACCACCGACCTGATTGTCGGTTTTCCCGGGGAGGAAGAGGCGGACTTCCAGGACACCCTGGAGATGGTGGAAAAAGTAGGCTTTGATGCCGCCTTTACCTTTGCCTATTCGCCACGAGTCGGTACCCAGGCCGCCAAGATGGAGAACCAGGTACCGGAGGAAGAAAAGATGGATCGCCTGTACCGGTTGATCGAGGTGGTGAATAAGCAGGCCAAAGCGGCCAACCAGCGCCTGGAGGGAAAGGTCGAAACAATTCTGGTGGAAGGTCCCAGCCCGAAGCGGAAGGAGATCTTTTGCGGGCGGACCCGTGGTAATAAACTGGTGCTTTTTACCCCGCCGTCCTCCGGTCCGGACCTGATCGGGACGGAGATCAAAGTTAAAATCAAGAAGGGCTTAACCTACACCTTACAAGGGGAAGTCGTCGATCGGGAGGTGTTCTGA
- a CDS encoding manganese catalase family protein, producing the protein MWIYEKKLQYPAKVGRANVKMAKYLITQYGGPDGELAASMRYLTQRYHMPTPQAKGILTDIGTEELAHLEIIGTLVYKLMDRASIEEIKAADLGAYYADHDRGLYYVNGEGVPWTAAYIQSKGDPIADLHEDMAAEEKARATYDWLINLSDDPDLNDTLKFLREREIVHFQRFGEALQIVQEYLDSKKYF; encoded by the coding sequence ATGTGGATATATGAAAAAAAGTTACAGTATCCGGCTAAGGTTGGGCGGGCTAATGTGAAAATGGCGAAATACCTGATCACCCAGTATGGTGGGCCTGATGGAGAATTGGCCGCTTCGATGCGTTATCTGACCCAACGCTACCATATGCCCACCCCCCAAGCCAAAGGGATCTTAACGGATATCGGCACGGAAGAGCTGGCCCATCTGGAAATAATCGGAACTTTGGTGTATAAACTGATGGACCGGGCATCCATCGAAGAGATTAAAGCCGCCGATTTGGGCGCTTACTATGCGGATCATGACCGGGGACTCTATTACGTTAATGGGGAAGGGGTGCCGTGGACGGCAGCTTACATCCAATCGAAAGGCGATCCCATCGCCGATCTCCATGAAGATATGGCGGCGGAGGAGAAAGCCCGGGCGACCTATGATTGGCTAATTAACCTCTCCGATGATCCGGACTTAAATGATACGCTTAAGTTTTTACGGGAAAGGGAGATTGTCCATTTCCAACGTTTTGGGGAAGCCCTCCAGATCGTCCAGGAGTATCTGGATTCCAAGAAATACTTCTAA